One Nonomuraea angiospora DNA segment encodes these proteins:
- a CDS encoding heavy-metal-associated domain-containing protein, whose product MTVTTYQVEGMTCGHCVSAVAEEVGKVAGVSGVQVDLSAKAVTVTSEAPIDRGLIDAAVVEAGYELAGTIELLPQAEGGSCCGSGGCH is encoded by the coding sequence ATGACCGTCACGACGTACCAGGTTGAGGGCATGACCTGCGGTCACTGCGTGAGCGCCGTGGCCGAGGAGGTCGGCAAGGTCGCGGGCGTCAGCGGGGTCCAGGTGGACCTGTCGGCCAAGGCCGTGACCGTCACGAGCGAGGCGCCGATCGACCGCGGGCTGATCGACGCGGCGGTGGTGGAGGCCGGCTACGAGCTCGCCGGGACGATCGAGCTGCTGCCGCAGGCGGAGGGCGGCTCGTGCTGCGGCTCCGGCGGCTGCCACTGA
- a CDS encoding PspC domain-containing protein codes for MYRSREHRILAGVCGGLADKMGLPPTLVRILWLLLSLIPGPLWVVYVAMWILVPEEPRGYRSAA; via the coding sequence ATGTACCGCTCACGAGAGCACAGGATTCTGGCCGGCGTCTGCGGCGGTCTCGCCGACAAGATGGGCCTGCCGCCCACTCTCGTCCGCATCCTGTGGCTGCTGCTGTCGCTCATCCCCGGGCCGCTGTGGGTCGTCTACGTCGCCATGTGGATCCTCGTCCCGGAGGAGCCGCGGGGCTACCGCTCGGCGGCGTGA
- a CDS encoding FitA-like ribbon-helix-helix domain-containing protein, producing MATLYIRDVPEPVAESLKERAAEAGMSLSAYVARELADIAARPTNAEIVKRLKSRDRSQGPSTADILDAVHEGRR from the coding sequence ATGGCAACGCTCTACATCCGCGATGTCCCCGAGCCTGTGGCCGAGTCGTTGAAGGAGCGGGCGGCCGAGGCAGGCATGTCTCTCTCGGCTTACGTCGCACGGGAGCTGGCGGACATCGCCGCCAGGCCGACCAATGCCGAAATAGTCAAGCGGCTCAAGTCTCGGGATCGATCCCAAGGGCCGTCCACCGCCGACATCCTCGACGCCGTCCACGAGGGCAGGCGGTGA
- a CDS encoding TetR/AcrR family transcriptional regulator, whose amino-acid sequence MRSDATRNREAILRATEELLAAHGAEHISLDRVAAAAGVGKGTLFRRFGSRTGLFQELLAERAAALALAIETPGSALGPGTPPEDRLPAFLDELCELAERNLALFAAHERACAEDKYRDPTYLRWHAHVTNLIAEARPEGGLDAEFAAHALLGCFDADLARHVMADGGAARLKSAVRGLAESLLQGAATP is encoded by the coding sequence GTGCGGTCAGACGCGACCCGTAATCGGGAGGCGATCCTGCGGGCCACGGAGGAGCTGCTCGCCGCCCACGGCGCCGAGCACATCTCCCTCGACCGGGTGGCCGCGGCGGCGGGGGTCGGCAAGGGCACGCTGTTCCGGCGCTTCGGCAGCCGTACCGGGCTGTTCCAGGAGCTGCTCGCCGAGCGGGCCGCCGCGCTGGCGCTGGCCATCGAGACGCCCGGCTCCGCGCTCGGGCCCGGCACGCCGCCCGAGGACCGGCTGCCGGCCTTCCTGGACGAGCTGTGCGAGCTGGCCGAGCGCAACCTGGCGCTCTTCGCCGCGCACGAGCGGGCCTGCGCGGAGGACAAGTACCGCGACCCGACCTACCTGCGCTGGCACGCGCACGTGACGAACCTGATCGCCGAGGCCCGACCGGAAGGCGGCCTGGACGCGGAGTTCGCCGCCCACGCGCTGCTGGGCTGCTTCGACGCCGACCTGGCCCGGCACGTCATGGCGGACGGCGGGGCGGCGCGGCTCAAGTCCGCGGTCAGGGGCCTGGCCGAGAGCCTGCTCCAGGGCGCGGCTACTCCGTGA
- the lipB gene encoding lipoyl(octanoyl) transferase LipB, with protein sequence MRARPLTLVQDELVDYDAAMERMTDLVGQRQRDERPDTLWLLSHPSVYTIGRRTPMSHLPAPERGIPVMETGRGGQLTYHGPGQLVGYLIVKLAEDQGIVDYVREVELRLVEALGKLGLPAERRDTPPGSELLTGVWTAETGRKIISIGMRQSRGVTSHGFALNVDGDLEPWNWAVACGMPDVDMTSLKRELGTASMDEVRTAVAAAFEAS encoded by the coding sequence ATGAGGGCAAGGCCGCTGACACTCGTCCAGGACGAACTCGTCGACTACGACGCCGCGATGGAGCGCATGACCGACCTCGTCGGGCAGCGCCAGCGGGACGAACGGCCGGACACGCTGTGGCTGCTCAGCCACCCGTCGGTCTACACGATCGGGCGCCGCACGCCGATGTCCCACCTGCCCGCCCCCGAGCGCGGCATCCCCGTCATGGAGACCGGGCGGGGCGGCCAGCTCACCTACCACGGGCCGGGCCAGCTTGTCGGCTACCTGATCGTCAAGCTCGCCGAGGATCAGGGCATCGTCGACTACGTGCGCGAGGTGGAGCTGCGGCTGGTGGAGGCGCTGGGCAAGCTGGGGCTGCCCGCCGAGCGCCGTGACACGCCGCCGGGCTCGGAGCTGCTGACCGGCGTCTGGACCGCCGAGACCGGCCGCAAGATCATCTCGATCGGGATGCGGCAGAGCCGGGGCGTCACGAGCCACGGGTTCGCGCTCAACGTGGACGGTGACCTGGAGCCGTGGAACTGGGCGGTCGCCTGCGGGATGCCCGACGTGGACATGACCTCGCTCAAGCGGGAGCTGGGCACGGCCTCGATGGACGAGGTCCGCACGGCCGTGGCCGCCGCCTTCGAAGCGTCCTGA
- a CDS encoding undecaprenyl-diphosphate phosphatase: MIGWLEAVVLGLVQGLTEFLPISSSAHIRVVSAIAGWQDPGAAFTAVIQIGTELAVLIYFRKEIWEIISTWTRSLFNRDLRGHWAARMGWYIIVGSLPIVVLGVTFKDQIETVFRDLRLVGTTLIVFALLLWFADRTARNKLTLEKHLSFTHAIVYGFAQALALIPGVSRSGGTTTAGLLLDYRREDAAKYSFLLAIPAVLGSGVYELREIGKGPAPEWGPTILATVISFVVGYLAVAWFLRYISTHRFTGFVIYRIVLGFFLILAVTAGWIPALG, from the coding sequence GTGATCGGCTGGCTAGAAGCGGTGGTTCTGGGGTTGGTCCAGGGGCTCACGGAGTTCCTGCCGATCTCCTCCAGCGCCCACATCCGGGTGGTCTCCGCCATCGCCGGCTGGCAGGACCCAGGCGCGGCGTTCACCGCCGTCATCCAGATCGGCACCGAGCTGGCCGTGCTGATCTATTTCCGCAAGGAGATCTGGGAGATCATCTCGACCTGGACCAGATCCCTGTTCAACAGGGACCTGCGCGGCCACTGGGCCGCGCGCATGGGGTGGTACATCATCGTCGGCTCGCTGCCGATCGTGGTGCTCGGGGTGACGTTCAAGGACCAGATCGAGACCGTCTTCCGCGACCTGCGCCTGGTGGGCACGACGCTGATCGTCTTCGCCCTCCTCCTCTGGTTCGCCGACCGCACCGCCCGCAACAAGCTCACGCTGGAGAAGCACCTCAGCTTCACCCACGCCATCGTGTACGGCTTCGCCCAGGCGCTCGCCCTGATCCCCGGCGTGTCCCGCTCGGGCGGCACCACGACCGCCGGCCTGCTGCTCGACTACCGCCGTGAGGACGCCGCCAAATACTCGTTCCTGCTGGCCATCCCCGCCGTGCTGGGCTCGGGCGTCTACGAGCTGCGCGAGATCGGCAAGGGCCCGGCCCCCGAGTGGGGGCCGACGATCCTCGCCACGGTGATCTCGTTCGTCGTCGGATACCTGGCCGTGGCCTGGTTCCTGCGTTACATCAGCACCCACCGCTTCACCGGCTTCGTGATCTACCGGATCGTCCTGGGCTTCTTCCTCATCCTCGCGGTCACCGCGGGCTGGATCCCGGCCCTAGGCTGA
- a CDS encoding NmrA family NAD(P)-binding protein — protein sequence MTILVLGGTGKTGRRVVDRLNALGLPVRIGSRPLFDWQDRSTWPAALDGVTAVYIAYVPDLAFPGAYEDVKAFTELAVSGGVRRLVLLSGRGEPEAEASERTVRESGAEWTIVRCSWFMQNFSEGFFYDQVLEGVVALPVADVPEPFVDVNDIADVAAAALSRDGHAGRLYELTGPRLLTFAQAAEELSRATGREISFVRVTPEEYVAAAVKDGVPEEEAAGLAALFTGILDGRNASVADGVRQALGRPARDFTDYAEAAAAMWQRL from the coding sequence ATGACGATTCTGGTTCTGGGCGGCACGGGCAAGACCGGCCGCCGTGTGGTCGACCGCCTCAACGCTCTCGGACTGCCCGTGCGGATCGGGTCCCGCCCCCTCTTCGACTGGCAGGACCGCTCCACGTGGCCGGCGGCCCTCGACGGCGTGACGGCCGTCTACATCGCTTACGTCCCCGACCTGGCCTTCCCCGGCGCGTACGAGGACGTCAAGGCGTTCACGGAGCTGGCCGTGAGCGGCGGCGTACGGCGGCTGGTCCTGCTGTCCGGGCGGGGCGAGCCGGAGGCGGAGGCCAGCGAGCGGACCGTGCGGGAGTCCGGGGCCGAGTGGACGATCGTCCGCTGCAGCTGGTTCATGCAGAACTTCAGCGAGGGCTTCTTCTACGACCAGGTGCTCGAAGGCGTCGTCGCGCTGCCGGTCGCCGACGTGCCCGAGCCGTTCGTGGACGTGAACGACATCGCCGACGTGGCCGCCGCCGCGCTCAGCCGGGACGGCCACGCCGGCAGGCTCTACGAGCTCACCGGGCCGCGGCTGCTGACGTTCGCGCAGGCGGCCGAGGAGCTGTCCAGGGCCACCGGCAGGGAGATCTCGTTCGTGCGGGTGACGCCGGAGGAGTACGTGGCCGCGGCCGTCAAGGACGGCGTGCCCGAGGAGGAGGCCGCGGGCCTGGCCGCGCTGTTCACCGGCATCCTGGACGGCCGCAACGCCTCCGTGGCGGACGGCGTGCGCCAGGCGCTCGGCCGCCCGGCCCGCGACTTCACCGACTACGCCGAGGCCGCCGCCGCGATGTGGCAGCGCCTCTGA
- a CDS encoding AraC family transcriptional regulator — MDQLAALLDGPRARGAFLLRSILDPPWSMRIQDEAPLSLIAQVRGESWIAFDSGEPVRLSPGEVAIARGPRPYTVASEPGLKPQVVILPGQECRTIDGGSPYGTMSMGVRTWGNDPSGGTVLLTGTYNLEGEVSRRLLDALPQLLTRPGDPIISLLGAEIVKDEPGQEAVLDRLLDLLLIAVLRSWFAAHAKEAPAWYRAMGDPVVGRAMRLLQNNPAHPWTVAALATEVGVSRASLARRFTDLVGEPPMSFLTDWRLALAADLLREPDATIGSVARKVGYGSPFALSAAFKRVRGVSPQEYRAG, encoded by the coding sequence ATGGACCAGCTGGCGGCGCTCCTGGACGGCCCGCGGGCCCGTGGCGCCTTCCTGCTCCGCTCGATCCTGGATCCGCCCTGGTCGATGCGCATCCAGGACGAGGCCCCGCTGTCGTTGATCGCGCAGGTGCGCGGGGAGTCGTGGATCGCGTTCGACTCGGGCGAGCCGGTGCGCCTGTCGCCGGGGGAGGTCGCGATCGCCCGGGGGCCGCGGCCGTACACGGTGGCCTCGGAGCCCGGCCTCAAGCCGCAGGTCGTCATCCTCCCCGGCCAGGAGTGCCGCACGATCGACGGCGGGTCGCCCTACGGCACCATGTCCATGGGCGTGCGCACGTGGGGGAACGACCCGTCGGGGGGCACCGTGCTGCTCACCGGCACGTACAACCTGGAGGGCGAGGTCAGCAGGCGGCTGCTGGACGCGCTGCCGCAGCTGCTCACCCGGCCGGGCGACCCGATCATCTCGCTGCTCGGCGCCGAGATCGTCAAGGACGAGCCGGGCCAGGAGGCGGTCCTCGACCGGCTGCTCGACCTGCTGCTCATCGCGGTGCTGCGCTCGTGGTTCGCCGCTCACGCGAAGGAGGCGCCCGCCTGGTACCGCGCGATGGGCGACCCGGTGGTGGGCCGGGCCATGCGCCTGCTGCAGAACAACCCGGCGCACCCGTGGACGGTCGCCGCCCTGGCCACCGAGGTGGGCGTGTCCAGGGCGTCGCTGGCCAGGCGCTTCACCGACCTGGTCGGAGAGCCGCCGATGTCCTTCCTCACGGACTGGCGCCTGGCGCTGGCCGCCGACCTGCTGCGGGAGCCGGACGCGACGATCGGCTCGGTGGCCAGGAAGGTCGGGTACGGGAGCCCGTTCGCGCTCAGCGCGGCCTTCAAGCGCGTACGGGGCGTCAGCCCGCAGGAGTACCGGGCCGGATGA
- a CDS encoding HAD domain-containing protein encodes MKPLLLLDVDGVLNPMGRPTPDFRRYRCTIDGDVYTVHLNPRHGRRLLDLALATGSELVWATTWEQHANEWIAPRIGLPSLPVIPVSPDVVSERGEMFKTSHVARYVGRRPFVWFDDQVWAEDEEYLRVHQGLADFLLVHVDPLRGLTSRHLGMAHEWLTLTGFSQGS; translated from the coding sequence ATGAAACCACTGCTGCTGCTGGACGTGGACGGCGTGCTCAACCCGATGGGCCGGCCCACTCCGGACTTCCGGCGCTACCGGTGCACGATCGACGGCGACGTCTACACCGTGCACCTCAACCCGCGCCACGGCCGCCGGCTCCTCGACCTGGCCCTGGCGACCGGCTCCGAGCTGGTCTGGGCGACGACGTGGGAGCAGCACGCCAACGAATGGATCGCTCCCAGGATCGGCCTGCCCTCGCTGCCCGTCATCCCCGTGAGCCCGGACGTCGTCTCGGAGCGCGGGGAGATGTTCAAGACGTCGCACGTGGCCCGCTACGTTGGCCGGCGGCCGTTCGTCTGGTTCGACGACCAGGTGTGGGCGGAGGACGAGGAGTATCTCAGGGTGCATCAGGGTCTGGCCGACTTCCTGCTCGTCCACGTGGACCCGCTACGGGGACTGACCAGCCGACATCTGGGCATGGCACACGAATGGCTGACCCTTACAGGGTTTTCTCAGGGTTCCTGA
- a CDS encoding zinc-binding dehydrogenase translates to MRALVVGPGAEGRFAEVPEPVPGPGQALVEVRQASVNFSDLRHMGRLPEGTVLGYDAAGVVLRAAEDGTGPREGARVAAFGAGAWAERAAFDTGSIAVVPDGVDLVRAAALPMAGLTALRSLRAAGPAPGSRVLVTGASGAVGRLAVQLAQRAGAHVIASVSRPERAARLAAGLGAAADVVAGRDGVEPVDVAVGRDGVERVDVMVGLDGVEPVDVVIETVGGPALVAAWALLRPGGNLQSVGWACGQPAVFPPNSTFSLGPARSLNSFGDVTAPADDLAHLLALVAAGEVSVEIGLNGSWEDLDAAKTAQLGGSLTGKIVLAVGRTP, encoded by the coding sequence ATGCGCGCTTTGGTCGTGGGCCCAGGGGCCGAGGGCCGCTTCGCGGAGGTGCCCGAACCCGTGCCGGGGCCCGGGCAGGCGCTCGTCGAGGTCCGTCAGGCGTCCGTCAACTTCAGCGACCTGCGGCACATGGGCCGCCTGCCGGAGGGCACCGTGCTCGGCTACGACGCCGCCGGGGTCGTCCTGCGCGCCGCCGAGGACGGCACGGGACCGCGCGAAGGGGCGCGGGTGGCGGCGTTCGGGGCGGGCGCGTGGGCCGAGCGGGCGGCGTTCGACACCGGCTCGATCGCGGTGGTGCCCGACGGGGTGGACCTGGTACGGGCCGCCGCGCTCCCGATGGCCGGCCTCACGGCGCTGCGTTCGCTGCGGGCCGCCGGACCCGCGCCGGGCTCGCGCGTCCTGGTGACCGGGGCGTCGGGGGCCGTGGGACGGCTGGCCGTGCAGCTGGCCCAGCGCGCGGGCGCCCACGTCATCGCCTCGGTCAGCAGGCCGGAACGCGCGGCGCGGCTGGCGGCCGGCCTCGGCGCGGCCGCCGACGTCGTGGCGGGCCGGGACGGCGTGGAACCGGTCGACGTCGCGGTGGGCCGGGACGGCGTGGAGCGGGTCGACGTCATGGTGGGCCTGGACGGGGTGGAGCCGGTCGACGTCGTGATCGAGACGGTCGGCGGGCCGGCGCTCGTCGCCGCCTGGGCCCTGCTGAGGCCCGGCGGCAACCTCCAGAGCGTCGGCTGGGCCTGCGGGCAGCCCGCCGTCTTCCCCCCGAACTCGACCTTCTCCCTGGGCCCGGCCAGGTCCCTCAACTCCTTCGGCGACGTGACGGCCCCCGCCGACGATCTCGCGCACCTGCTCGCCCTGGTGGCGGCGGGCGAGGTCTCCGTCGAGATCGGCCTGAACGGCTCGTGGGAGGACCTGGACGCCGCGAAGACCGCCCAGCTCGGCGGTTCCCTCACCGGGAAGATCGTCCTGGCGGTTGGCCGGACACCCTGA
- a CDS encoding amino acid permease, giving the protein MTTEEDSRRLAELGYKQELARTWSGFSNFAISFSIISILAGCFTTFGQAWNYGGPIAISWGWPLISAFILIIGFCMSELVSAYPTAGGIYWWAATLGKPIHGWFTGWLNLIGLIAVTASVDYGCATFLNTTLKLLTDGAWEATLPQAFLLFVIILVAHALINIYSHKLISLLQNVSVWWHVAGAAIVVGILIFAPDHHQSLGFVFGGTNNNSGFGAGSDGLSFWFYVLPLGFLLTQYTITGFDACAHVSEETQGAARTAARGLWQSIFYSAIGGWILLLSFLFAATNVDEINKQGGFVGAIFETALSAPLATAVFAISTIGQFFCGMSCVTSMSRMTYAFSRDRGVPGWRLWSKVDRNRTPVNAIIGGCVVAALITLPALYAPPGLTTPVAFLAVVSIAVVGLYLAFLIPIWLRLRAGDAFRPGPWTLGRKYKVLCWIACVEIVVVSIYFIMPISPAGVPGNEAFTWTSVNYAPIAVGVVLVGIALWWALSAKHWFTGPRRTIDEVPIS; this is encoded by the coding sequence ATGACCACTGAAGAGGATTCCAGGCGACTCGCCGAGCTCGGCTACAAGCAGGAGCTGGCCCGCACCTGGAGCGGTTTCTCCAACTTCGCCATCTCCTTCTCGATCATCTCCATCCTCGCCGGCTGCTTCACCACCTTCGGACAGGCCTGGAACTACGGCGGCCCGATCGCCATCTCCTGGGGCTGGCCGCTGATCTCCGCGTTCATCCTGATCATCGGTTTCTGCATGTCGGAGCTGGTGTCGGCGTACCCGACGGCAGGCGGCATCTACTGGTGGGCCGCCACGCTGGGCAAGCCGATCCACGGCTGGTTCACCGGCTGGCTCAACCTGATCGGCCTCATCGCCGTCACCGCGTCGGTCGACTACGGCTGCGCCACGTTCCTCAACACCACGCTCAAGCTGCTCACCGACGGCGCGTGGGAAGCCACGCTGCCCCAGGCGTTCCTGCTGTTCGTGATCATCCTCGTGGCCCACGCGCTGATCAACATCTACAGCCACAAGCTCATCTCGCTGCTGCAGAACGTCTCGGTCTGGTGGCACGTCGCGGGCGCCGCGATCGTGGTCGGGATCCTGATCTTCGCGCCCGACCACCACCAGTCGCTCGGCTTCGTCTTCGGCGGCACGAACAACAACTCCGGCTTCGGCGCGGGCTCCGACGGGCTGTCGTTCTGGTTCTACGTGCTGCCGCTCGGCTTCCTGCTGACCCAGTACACGATCACCGGCTTCGACGCCTGCGCGCACGTGTCGGAGGAGACCCAGGGCGCGGCCAGGACCGCCGCCCGGGGGCTGTGGCAGTCGATCTTCTACTCGGCGATCGGCGGCTGGATCCTGCTGCTGTCGTTCCTGTTCGCGGCCACGAACGTGGACGAGATCAACAAGCAGGGCGGCTTCGTGGGGGCCATCTTCGAGACCGCGCTCTCCGCCCCGCTGGCCACCGCGGTGTTCGCGATCTCCACGATCGGCCAGTTCTTCTGCGGGATGAGCTGCGTGACGTCGATGTCGCGCATGACGTACGCGTTCTCCCGCGACCGCGGCGTGCCCGGCTGGCGGCTGTGGTCGAAGGTGGACCGCAACCGCACCCCGGTCAACGCGATCATCGGCGGCTGCGTCGTGGCCGCCCTGATCACCTTGCCCGCCCTCTACGCGCCTCCCGGGCTGACCACGCCGGTCGCGTTCCTCGCCGTCGTGTCGATCGCGGTCGTCGGCCTCTATCTGGCCTTCCTCATCCCGATCTGGCTCCGGCTGCGCGCGGGCGACGCCTTCAGGCCGGGCCCGTGGACGCTCGGCCGCAAGTACAAGGTCCTGTGCTGGATCGCCTGCGTCGAGATCGTCGTCGTCTCGATCTACTTCATCATGCCGATCTCGCCCGCCGGCGTGCCCGGCAACGAGGCCTTCACCTGGACCTCGGTCAACTACGCCCCGATCGCGGTCGGGGTGGTGCTGGTCGGCATCGCCCTGTGGTGGGCGCTGTCGGCCAAGCACTGGTTCACCGGCCCCCGCCGCACGATCGACGAGGTCCCGATCTCCTGA
- a CDS encoding type 1 glutamine amidotransferase domain-containing protein, giving the protein MLDGKIIAFLVAPEGVEQVELTEPWKAVKQAGGTPKLVSTKQGQVQAFHHLDKGDRFAVDATVEDADPASFDGLVLPGGVANPDFLRMDPQAVRFARAFFDLGKPVAAICHAPWTLIEADVVRGRTITSWPSLRTDLRNAGATWVDQEVVICTSGPNTLVSSRKPDDLKAFCQAATDAFTE; this is encoded by the coding sequence ATGTTGGACGGCAAGATCATCGCGTTCCTCGTCGCGCCCGAGGGAGTGGAGCAGGTGGAGCTCACGGAGCCGTGGAAGGCGGTCAAGCAGGCGGGCGGCACGCCCAAGCTCGTCTCCACCAAGCAGGGCCAGGTCCAGGCGTTCCACCACCTGGACAAGGGCGACCGGTTCGCCGTGGACGCCACGGTGGAGGACGCCGACCCGGCCTCGTTCGACGGCCTCGTGCTCCCCGGAGGCGTCGCGAACCCCGACTTCCTGCGGATGGACCCGCAGGCCGTCCGGTTCGCCCGCGCCTTCTTCGACCTGGGCAAGCCCGTGGCCGCCATCTGCCACGCGCCCTGGACGCTGATCGAGGCGGACGTCGTGCGCGGCCGTACGATCACGTCCTGGCCGAGCCTGCGGACCGACCTGCGCAACGCGGGGGCGACGTGGGTGGATCAGGAGGTCGTGATCTGCACGTCAGGGCCCAACACCCTGGTCAGCAGCCGCAAGCCCGACGACCTCAAGGCCTTCTGCCAGGCCGCTACCGACGCGTTCACGGAGTAG
- a CDS encoding type II toxin-antitoxin system VapC family toxin: protein MIVIDSSAMVEALAGRAADAELIDALQASIHAPHLLDVEVLSTLRGLALGGRLSTAAAEQARADYLALRIARYEIKGIAERVWELRHNYTSYDASYLALAEALETPLYTCDAKLDGGGHDADVQVFPRS, encoded by the coding sequence GTGATCGTCATCGACTCGTCCGCGATGGTCGAGGCATTGGCGGGACGCGCGGCGGATGCCGAGCTCATCGACGCCCTCCAGGCGAGCATCCACGCCCCTCACCTGCTCGATGTCGAGGTGCTCTCGACCCTGCGGGGCCTCGCGCTCGGCGGCAGGCTCAGCACGGCCGCGGCGGAGCAGGCACGAGCCGATTACCTCGCGCTGCGGATCGCCCGCTACGAGATCAAGGGCATCGCGGAGCGCGTCTGGGAGCTGCGGCACAATTACACGTCGTACGACGCCTCCTACCTTGCGCTCGCCGAAGCACTCGAGACGCCGCTCTATACGTGCGACGCCAAACTCGACGGTGGCGGGCATGATGCCGACGTGCAGGTCTTTCCACGCAGCTGA